A single genomic interval of Chitinophaga sp. 180180018-3 harbors:
- a CDS encoding elongation factor G: MKTYDEKHIKNIVLLGAPKSGKTTLSETMLFEAGIISKRGTIEENNTVSDYHDIEQERGNSVYATLMHTEWKDYKINIIDTPGLEDFIGEVIAAIRVSDTAVMLLNAQYGVEVGTELIWDYVDKYRRPTIIAVNQLDTELANFNKTVDDAKKAFGHQVTVMQYPVNQGTGFNAIIDLLKMTMYRFPEKGGKPEKLPIPDNEKEKADQLHNELVEKAAENDDSLMELYFEKGSLDEDELRQGIKIGMMKHEVFPVFCLSARNNMGSGRLMGFIDNVAPSAVEMPAEVTDSGKPVPCDPAGPAGLFVFKTLQEPHIGRLTFFKVMSGEVKTGMELINEQGNTTERIGQLFIADGKNRNNVDRLQAGDIGCTVKLKNTLTNHTLAEKTFPGQIAPIDFPSPKVRVAIEAKNKADDEKLSEVLAEIHMEDPTLLVEFNRELKQVILHGQGELHLLVTKWRLENIYKMQVAYNVAKIPYRETIQKPAQASYRHKKQSGGAGQFGEVFMKIEPWYEGIPPYKEHTVRETEEINLSWGGKLIFNNCIVGGAIDSRFLPSILKGVMEKMQEGPLTGSYVRDIRVSVYDGKMHPVDSNDISFKIAGMMAFREAFHHAAPQLLEPVFDLEAVAPDVMMGDIMSELQSHRSIITGMDTLNGYQVIKARTPQAEIDKLFAALRNVTQGKAKLTSHFAEYAPVPTELQKKLSDSYKEDLNI; this comes from the coding sequence ATGAAAACGTATGATGAAAAACATATTAAAAACATCGTACTGTTAGGTGCACCCAAAAGCGGCAAAACAACCCTCTCCGAAACCATGCTGTTCGAAGCCGGCATCATCAGTAAAAGAGGAACGATTGAAGAAAACAATACTGTTTCCGACTATCATGATATTGAGCAGGAACGCGGTAATTCCGTATATGCGACCCTGATGCACACCGAATGGAAAGACTATAAGATAAATATCATAGATACACCCGGACTGGAAGATTTCATAGGCGAGGTCATCGCTGCCATCCGAGTATCTGATACCGCCGTTATGCTCCTGAATGCTCAGTATGGAGTAGAAGTAGGAACTGAACTGATCTGGGATTATGTGGATAAGTACCGGCGACCAACCATCATCGCAGTCAATCAGCTGGATACAGAGCTGGCGAATTTTAATAAGACCGTTGATGACGCGAAAAAAGCATTCGGCCACCAGGTAACGGTGATGCAATATCCCGTTAACCAGGGAACCGGATTCAATGCTATCATCGACCTGCTGAAAATGACGATGTACCGGTTTCCGGAGAAAGGAGGAAAACCGGAAAAATTACCGATCCCTGACAATGAGAAGGAAAAGGCCGATCAACTCCATAATGAACTGGTGGAAAAAGCTGCTGAAAATGATGACTCCCTGATGGAGCTGTATTTCGAGAAAGGCAGCCTCGATGAAGATGAACTGAGGCAGGGAATAAAAATCGGAATGATGAAACATGAAGTATTTCCTGTTTTCTGCCTGTCGGCCCGCAATAATATGGGCAGCGGGCGCCTGATGGGGTTCATCGATAATGTAGCTCCCTCTGCTGTGGAAATGCCCGCTGAAGTAACTGACAGTGGTAAACCTGTTCCCTGTGATCCTGCCGGCCCGGCAGGATTATTTGTTTTTAAGACGCTGCAGGAACCTCATATCGGCCGGCTTACTTTTTTTAAGGTAATGTCGGGAGAAGTGAAAACGGGGATGGAACTGATCAACGAGCAGGGAAACACTACCGAGCGTATCGGGCAGCTGTTTATTGCCGACGGAAAGAACCGCAATAATGTAGACCGGCTGCAGGCGGGCGACATTGGCTGCACCGTTAAACTGAAAAATACGCTTACTAATCATACACTCGCGGAAAAGACCTTCCCCGGTCAGATAGCCCCCATCGATTTTCCATCTCCCAAAGTAAGGGTGGCTATTGAAGCTAAAAATAAGGCAGATGATGAAAAACTCAGTGAAGTGCTCGCCGAGATCCACATGGAAGATCCCACCTTACTGGTGGAATTTAACCGGGAGCTGAAACAGGTGATCCTGCATGGCCAGGGAGAACTGCACCTCCTCGTCACCAAATGGCGGCTGGAGAATATCTACAAAATGCAGGTGGCCTATAACGTCGCAAAAATACCTTACAGAGAAACCATTCAAAAGCCGGCCCAGGCTTCCTACCGTCATAAGAAACAATCCGGTGGAGCAGGGCAGTTCGGAGAGGTATTCATGAAAATAGAGCCCTGGTACGAGGGGATACCACCCTATAAAGAGCATACCGTCCGCGAAACCGAAGAAATCAATCTCAGCTGGGGCGGTAAGCTGATATTCAATAACTGTATCGTAGGTGGGGCCATCGACAGCCGCTTCCTGCCTTCCATACTCAAAGGTGTAATGGAAAAAATGCAGGAAGGACCACTAACGGGTTCGTATGTACGGGATATTCGCGTCAGCGTATATGACGGGAAAATGCACCCGGTCGACAGTAACGATATCTCCTTCAAAATAGCCGGCATGATGGCTTTCCGCGAGGCTTTCCATCACGCCGCCCCCCAGCTGCTGGAGCCGGTTTTCGACCTCGAAGCCGTAGCCCCGGATGTAATGATGGGCGATATCATGAGCGAATTGCAAAGCCACCGTAGTATCATAACGGGAATGGATACACTGAATGGATACCAGGTGATCAAGGCCCGCACGCCGCAGGCGGAAATAGACAAACTGTTTGCCGCACTCCGGAATGTTACGCAGGGTAAAGCCAAACTTACATCGCATTTTGCAGAGTATGCACCTGTTCCCACTGAGTTGCAAAAGAAGCTCAGCGATAGTTATAAGGAAGATCTCAACATCTGA
- a CDS encoding DUF1501 domain-containing protein codes for MKRRDFIKYTAPAALLPTLINGFAVKAFGASPMLNALAAAADNDHVLVMIQLTGGNDGLNMIIPLDIYSKYQAARSNIAIQEGKVLRLDSYLKSGLHPAMKGIQQLYSDGKVCIVQSVGYPSPNYSHFRATDIWLTGSDSNQVLTTGWAGRYLDTQYQGFPDGYPNSDNPDPLAIQIGSIVSPAFQGPNASMGIAITSATNFYNLIDGVTDPVPNTKWGKELQYIRLIAKQTNSYEQAIKNAATKVTAQGPYPANNGLAEQLKIVARLVAGGLKTRLYMVSTGGFDTHANQTEGGDTSKGGHAALLGGISDAIKAFMDDLKGLHVSRRIVGMTFSEFGRRIKSNFSMGTDHGAAAPMIIFGDYVNQGVLGNSPALPDNSTVIDNIPMQYDFRSIYASILEQWFCVDQTTLQNILQKDYQRLPIISGVACGTITGLPDLNTDGKKLITNAPNPFTGYTTITYITGSGNTMIQIFDTTGRLISVPVNKTHTPGTYSFTFDAHLLAPGIYYARFQNGPVQQVRPMLKVD; via the coding sequence ATGAAAAGAAGAGACTTCATCAAGTATACTGCACCGGCTGCCCTGTTGCCAACGCTTATCAATGGCTTCGCCGTTAAAGCCTTTGGTGCATCCCCTATGCTGAATGCACTCGCGGCTGCGGCCGACAATGATCACGTGTTGGTCATGATTCAGCTGACGGGCGGAAACGACGGGCTCAATATGATCATTCCGCTGGATATATACAGCAAATACCAGGCTGCACGTAGTAACATCGCCATACAGGAAGGCAAGGTACTGCGTCTGGATAGCTACCTGAAATCGGGACTGCATCCGGCGATGAAAGGAATCCAGCAATTATATTCCGATGGAAAAGTGTGTATCGTTCAAAGCGTTGGCTATCCGTCGCCTAACTATTCGCATTTCCGTGCCACTGATATCTGGCTCACCGGCTCTGATTCCAACCAGGTACTAACTACCGGTTGGGCAGGCCGCTACCTGGATACCCAATACCAGGGCTTTCCCGATGGTTACCCGAACTCGGATAACCCCGACCCGCTTGCTATCCAGATAGGTTCTATCGTTTCGCCTGCTTTTCAGGGCCCTAATGCCAGTATGGGAATTGCCATTACCAGTGCTACCAATTTTTATAATTTGATAGATGGGGTAACAGATCCCGTTCCTAATACGAAATGGGGGAAGGAACTCCAGTATATTCGCCTCATCGCCAAACAAACCAACAGCTACGAACAGGCCATCAAGAATGCTGCTACCAAAGTAACGGCCCAGGGCCCGTATCCGGCAAACAACGGATTGGCAGAGCAATTGAAAATTGTTGCACGCCTGGTGGCTGGTGGCCTGAAAACCAGGCTCTACATGGTAAGCACAGGTGGTTTCGATACACATGCCAACCAAACCGAAGGAGGTGATACCAGCAAAGGCGGCCACGCTGCGCTGCTGGGAGGTATCTCCGACGCTATCAAGGCCTTCATGGATGACCTGAAAGGCCTGCATGTTTCCCGCCGCATCGTTGGCATGACCTTCTCCGAATTCGGGCGCCGTATCAAATCTAACTTTAGCATGGGTACCGACCACGGCGCTGCTGCTCCCATGATCATCTTCGGCGATTATGTGAACCAGGGTGTACTGGGTAATTCGCCTGCATTGCCCGATAACAGCACGGTCATCGACAATATCCCCATGCAGTACGATTTCAGGTCTATATACGCGTCTATACTGGAACAATGGTTCTGCGTGGATCAGACAACGCTGCAGAACATTCTGCAGAAAGATTATCAACGCCTGCCTATCATCAGCGGTGTTGCCTGCGGTACCATCACCGGTCTGCCTGACCTGAATACTGATGGGAAGAAACTGATCACTAACGCTCCTAATCCTTTTACCGGGTATACCACCATCACTTACATCACCGGCAGCGGTAACACCATGATCCAGATATTTGATACTACTGGCCGATTGATTAGTGTGCCCGTGAATAAAACACATACGCCGGGCACCTATTCGTTTACATTTGATGCCCATTTGTTGGCACCAGGGATCTATTACGCCAGGTTCCAGAACGGACCGGTACAACAGGTGAGACCCATGCTTAAAGTGGATTAA
- a CDS encoding TonB-dependent receptor, with the protein MNMYHLRVFILGLWSAMLFALPAAYAGNNPNDGDFSNSLSGKVVDKLSHTPLPGATVYLPDLHVGAAADAQGNYAIKNLPKGKYAVEVHYVGYAAYTASVAITGATTQDFELSETLIEKNEIVITGVNLATSVKKTPTPISIIRRDYLDQSISTNIIDAIAKVPGVTQLSTGPAISKPFIRGLGYNRVVVVGDGIRQEGQQWGDEHGIEVDDYNVGRIEILKGPASLIYGSDALAGVVNIVPPATLPEGRIKGNVEANYQTNNGLMAYHADIAGNNNGFSWGAYVTQKQAHDYKNKYDNYVFNSRFNNTNFGADIGVNKQWGYSHLSFSSFNQHLGLVEGNRDSTGGFVKQVILDGNADKAPVTSHDDKSYSMMVPKQQINHQKIVWDNSLYLHNGGRFGLTLGYQLNQRREFGNVLEPNTPGLYLYLQTFNYGLKYYLPEMNGWQTTVGVNGMWQQNQNKGSDFLIPAYDLFDLGAFAVTSKTFNKLTLSGGLRFDNRSLNSKALFLDANGKPASGGDAKFDPFKRNFSNVSGSAGLSYEASDRVVLKLNVARGFRAPNIAELSANGVHEGTIKYEYGNQDLKPEVSSQIDAGIDFNTQHVSLTANVFYNHINNFIFSRKLFNDAGADSIPVNDNADGFAAFKYQQTNANLYGGELMLDIHPHPIDWLHFENTFSYVRGTAANGTDSTKYLPNIPASRWLSELKGKFKKIGKSPLKNAYVGVQMDLNFAQNDVFSAYRTETVTDGYTLLNAGLGTDFVNRKNKTLFSLHFAVNNLTDVAYQNHLSRLKYAPENLVTGRVGVYNVGRNFSVKLAIPIDFK; encoded by the coding sequence ATGAATATGTATCATCTGCGTGTATTTATACTCGGACTGTGGAGCGCCATGCTATTTGCGCTACCAGCTGCCTATGCGGGCAATAATCCCAACGATGGAGATTTTTCCAACTCTTTATCCGGTAAGGTGGTAGATAAGTTATCCCACACGCCGCTGCCCGGCGCTACCGTTTACCTGCCCGACCTCCATGTAGGTGCCGCGGCAGATGCACAGGGGAACTATGCTATCAAAAACCTTCCAAAAGGAAAATATGCGGTAGAAGTACACTATGTAGGCTATGCGGCTTATACCGCGTCTGTTGCCATCACTGGGGCTACTACCCAGGATTTCGAACTCTCCGAAACACTGATCGAAAAAAATGAAATAGTGATCACCGGCGTCAACCTGGCTACCTCTGTGAAGAAAACACCTACTCCCATCAGCATTATCCGCCGCGACTATCTGGATCAGAGCATTTCTACCAATATCATTGATGCAATCGCGAAAGTGCCTGGGGTAACACAATTATCGACCGGTCCCGCTATTTCCAAGCCATTTATCCGTGGACTTGGCTACAACCGCGTAGTAGTGGTGGGCGACGGTATTCGTCAGGAAGGCCAGCAATGGGGCGATGAACATGGTATTGAGGTGGATGACTATAATGTAGGGCGTATCGAAATACTGAAAGGCCCTGCCTCCCTGATCTATGGATCCGATGCCTTGGCCGGTGTGGTAAATATCGTACCCCCTGCAACGTTACCGGAAGGAAGAATAAAAGGTAACGTGGAGGCTAACTACCAGACCAACAACGGACTGATGGCGTATCATGCCGATATCGCCGGTAATAACAACGGCTTTAGCTGGGGAGCGTATGTTACCCAGAAACAGGCACACGATTACAAAAACAAATATGACAACTATGTTTTCAATTCCCGCTTTAACAACACCAACTTTGGTGCTGATATCGGTGTGAATAAACAATGGGGATATTCTCATCTGAGCTTTAGCTCCTTTAATCAGCATCTTGGACTGGTAGAGGGAAATCGCGACAGCACCGGCGGTTTTGTGAAACAGGTCATCTTAGATGGTAATGCCGATAAGGCACCCGTTACCTCACACGATGACAAGTCGTATAGTATGATGGTGCCTAAGCAACAGATCAACCACCAGAAAATAGTATGGGACAACAGCCTGTACCTGCACAATGGAGGGCGTTTCGGTCTTACGCTCGGTTATCAGCTTAACCAGCGCCGGGAATTCGGAAATGTGCTGGAGCCCAATACACCCGGATTATACCTCTATCTCCAAACCTTTAACTACGGCCTGAAATACTACCTGCCTGAAATGAATGGCTGGCAAACAACCGTTGGTGTGAATGGTATGTGGCAGCAAAATCAGAATAAAGGAAGTGACTTCCTGATACCGGCGTACGACCTGTTCGATCTCGGCGCTTTTGCCGTAACCAGCAAAACATTCAATAAACTCACGCTCAGCGGCGGTTTACGTTTCGATAACCGTTCCCTCAATTCCAAAGCGCTGTTCCTGGATGCCAACGGCAAACCTGCTTCCGGTGGCGATGCAAAATTCGATCCTTTCAAACGCAACTTCAGCAATGTGTCTGGTAGTGCGGGGCTCAGCTATGAGGCAAGCGACCGTGTAGTGCTGAAACTAAATGTTGCCCGCGGTTTCCGCGCACCGAATATCGCCGAGCTTTCCGCAAATGGTGTACATGAAGGTACCATCAAATATGAATATGGTAACCAGGATCTGAAGCCGGAAGTAAGTTCACAGATAGATGCTGGAATCGATTTCAATACCCAACACGTGTCACTAACAGCGAATGTGTTTTATAATCACATTAATAACTTTATTTTCTCCCGTAAGTTGTTCAATGATGCCGGAGCAGATTCGATTCCTGTAAACGATAATGCGGACGGCTTTGCTGCATTCAAATATCAGCAAACAAATGCGAATCTCTATGGAGGTGAGTTAATGCTGGATATCCACCCGCATCCGATCGATTGGCTGCATTTCGAAAATACCTTCTCTTATGTGCGCGGAACGGCTGCCAATGGAACCGACTCTACAAAGTATCTGCCCAATATTCCGGCTTCCCGCTGGCTGTCTGAATTAAAAGGGAAATTTAAAAAGATAGGAAAAAGCCCCCTGAAGAATGCTTATGTAGGCGTACAGATGGACCTGAACTTTGCACAAAATGATGTGTTCTCAGCCTATCGCACAGAAACAGTCACTGATGGTTACACCTTGCTGAATGCTGGTTTGGGTACTGATTTCGTTAACAGAAAGAATAAAACGTTGTTCTCTCTGCACTTCGCAGTGAATAACCTGACAGACGTGGCTTATCAAAACCACCTCAGCAGGCTGAAATATGCGCCGGAGAATCTGGTAACCGGCAGAGTCGGAGTATATAATGTCGGCCGGAATTTCAGCGTGAAGCTGGCTATTCCAATCGATTTCAAATAA
- a CDS encoding YifB family Mg chelatase-like AAA ATPase, whose product MIVKTFGSAILGVNAISITIEVNVSARGNKLFIVGLPDNAVKESERRIESTIQCMGLRMPRTRTVVNMAPADIRKAGAAYDLPIAIGIMAASAQVPALHLEHYLMMGELSLDGTIQPIKGALPMAMQALKDGFRGFVLPRQNALEAAMVKGLDVYGISHIADAVKFFTTPESLAVTRSAGNDFYLAPHESDLDFSEVKGQHHIKRALEIAAAGGHNAILIGPPGAGKTMLARRLPSILPPLTLQEALETTKIHSVAGKLPGHTSLISRRPFRSPHHTISDAALVGGGSIPQPGEISLAHHGVLFLDELPEFKRKVLEVMRQPVEERKVTISRARTAIDFPASFMLLASMNPCPCGYFNHPEKGCSCAPGQVQAYLNKVSGPLLDRIDLHVQVTPVKFADLASNSEAEKSSCIRERVIAARDIQAQRFRSYPGIYSNAQMHTRLLTKVCAVSDSCREQLGQAMHKLKLSARAYDRILKVSRTIADLAGSDTVEPVHMAEAIQYRSLDRENWGN is encoded by the coding sequence ATGATTGTTAAAACCTTCGGCAGCGCCATTCTCGGCGTAAATGCCATTAGCATCACCATAGAAGTAAATGTATCAGCAAGAGGCAACAAACTGTTTATTGTTGGTTTGCCTGACAATGCCGTAAAAGAAAGCGAACGGCGTATCGAATCCACCATACAATGTATGGGGCTGAGAATGCCCCGTACCAGAACGGTGGTAAACATGGCTCCTGCCGATATCCGCAAGGCCGGGGCTGCATACGACCTTCCTATTGCCATTGGCATCATGGCTGCATCTGCACAAGTTCCGGCCCTGCACCTGGAACATTACCTGATGATGGGCGAGCTGTCGCTCGACGGTACCATCCAACCTATCAAAGGGGCGTTGCCCATGGCCATGCAGGCGTTGAAAGATGGCTTCCGCGGCTTTGTACTGCCCAGGCAGAACGCGCTGGAAGCAGCGATGGTAAAAGGGCTGGATGTGTATGGTATTTCTCATATTGCAGATGCAGTGAAATTCTTCACTACCCCGGAAAGTCTTGCTGTTACCCGTTCTGCCGGGAATGATTTTTATCTCGCCCCTCATGAATCCGACCTGGATTTCAGTGAGGTAAAAGGACAGCACCACATAAAACGCGCGCTGGAAATTGCCGCAGCAGGCGGACATAATGCGATACTAATAGGACCGCCGGGGGCCGGTAAAACCATGCTGGCCAGGCGTTTGCCCAGTATACTACCTCCGCTTACGTTGCAGGAGGCACTGGAAACCACCAAAATACATTCCGTGGCAGGGAAGCTGCCCGGCCACACCTCACTGATCTCGCGGCGACCATTCCGTTCTCCGCATCATACCATCAGTGATGCAGCCCTTGTTGGCGGAGGCAGTATTCCACAACCCGGCGAGATATCCCTTGCTCATCATGGCGTACTTTTCCTCGATGAGCTGCCTGAATTTAAGCGTAAAGTACTGGAGGTAATGCGCCAGCCGGTGGAGGAGAGGAAGGTTACGATATCACGCGCACGTACAGCGATTGATTTTCCTGCCAGCTTCATGTTGCTGGCTTCCATGAATCCATGCCCCTGCGGCTATTTCAACCATCCGGAAAAGGGATGCAGCTGTGCACCCGGACAGGTACAGGCTTACCTGAACAAGGTATCCGGTCCGCTGCTTGACAGGATAGACCTGCATGTACAGGTAACGCCGGTTAAATTTGCAGATCTTGCGTCCAACTCAGAGGCAGAAAAAAGTTCGTGTATCCGTGAACGTGTGATAGCCGCGCGGGATATACAGGCGCAACGGTTTCGCAGTTACCCGGGGATTTACAGCAATGCTCAGATGCATACGAGGTTGCTGACAAAGGTTTGTGCCGTGAGCGACAGCTGCCGGGAGCAGCTCGGACAGGCCATGCATAAGTTGAAACTATCTGCCAGGGCGTACGACAGGATACTGAAAGTAAGTCGTACGATCGCCGACCTGGCTGGCAGCGATACCGTGGAGCCTGTGCATATGGCCGAAGCCATACAATACCGGAGCCTCGACAGAGAGAACTGGGGCAACTGA
- a CDS encoding DUF983 domain-containing protein — MSTQQPKRPNYFVSILTMKCPRCRKGHMFKDQNPFHVRFSKIFAMYDNCPVCGQKYELETGFWFGTGYVSYALSVAFSVFNLIWFWFFFGLTWRDNSIFIWLAVNGVLLVLIQPWLMRLSRVIYLYFFVYYDEDTANLEEHEHKHEHEHHHNN, encoded by the coding sequence ATGAGTACACAACAGCCCAAGCGCCCGAACTACTTTGTCAGCATACTGACGATGAAGTGCCCAAGATGCCGGAAAGGACATATGTTCAAGGATCAGAATCCTTTTCACGTAAGATTTTCGAAGATCTTCGCCATGTACGACAACTGCCCGGTGTGCGGCCAGAAATATGAACTGGAAACTGGTTTCTGGTTTGGGACTGGCTACGTGAGTTACGCGTTATCTGTTGCGTTCAGTGTATTTAACCTGATCTGGTTCTGGTTTTTCTTTGGCCTGACCTGGCGCGATAACAGCATCTTCATCTGGCTGGCAGTGAATGGTGTTTTGCTGGTGCTGATTCAGCCCTGGCTGATGAGATTATCGAGAGTGATTTATTTGTACTTCTTTGTTTATTACGACGAGGATACTGCAAATCTGGAGGAGCACGAACACAAACATGAACATGAACATCATCACAATAACTAA
- a CDS encoding ABC transporter ATP-binding protein: MKLLLHYLKRYKWLVVLAMALASINQLFSLLDPMIFGWMIDRFASHPRATQKGGSIFRPENQYLTGVLLLIGAAIGVAMVSRIAKAFQDYFVNVIVQKFGAQVYQDGLKHSLRLPYQQFEDQRSGETLAILQKVRTDCEKFITSFVNVLFVSLIGVVFVMFYATAVHWTLPFVYFTGCILLTVLMSVLSRKIKVIQKTIVKETTALAGSTTESLRNIELVKSLGLTHQEIRRLNSTTLKILTLELTKVRSIRMISFVQGTFVNLMRSSILFLLLFYIYRDVVSIGQLMTLQLYSFFIFGPLQELGNIILNYREAQVSLLNFQSILNTPVEEMPANPVKVSHIDELLFRQVGFKHLTAATKALDKVSFNVKVGETIAFVGPSGSGKTTLVKLLVGLYKPNEGHIYYNGVDANEVDMEDLRHQVGFVTQDTQLFAGTIKENLLFVNPGASDAEVMEALDKASCYSLLARADKGIETVIGEGGIKISGGEKQRLSIARALLRRPRLLVFDEATSALDSITEEEITKTVREVTESKQHITVMIAHRLSTIMHADRIYVLEKGQIVEMGKHADLVAEKGLYYAMWRQQIGERKTELV; this comes from the coding sequence ATGAAACTATTACTGCATTATTTGAAGAGATATAAATGGTTGGTTGTATTAGCCATGGCTTTAGCCAGTATTAACCAGCTTTTTTCATTGCTGGATCCGATGATATTCGGATGGATGATTGACAGATTTGCCTCACATCCCAGGGCTACCCAGAAAGGAGGTAGCATATTCAGGCCGGAGAACCAGTACCTTACAGGTGTACTGCTGCTTATCGGCGCCGCCATTGGAGTAGCTATGGTGTCGAGGATTGCCAAGGCATTCCAGGACTATTTTGTAAACGTGATCGTACAGAAGTTCGGGGCCCAGGTTTACCAGGATGGCCTCAAACATTCTCTCCGCCTGCCTTATCAGCAATTTGAAGATCAGCGCAGCGGAGAAACGCTGGCAATACTGCAGAAAGTAAGAACAGACTGCGAGAAATTCATTACATCTTTTGTGAATGTATTATTCGTTTCATTGATTGGTGTAGTATTCGTGATGTTTTATGCAACTGCGGTACACTGGACGTTACCTTTTGTATACTTCACCGGCTGTATTCTGCTGACAGTACTCATGAGTGTATTAAGCCGTAAGATTAAGGTAATACAAAAAACCATCGTGAAAGAAACCACGGCGCTGGCAGGTTCTACCACTGAGTCGCTGAGAAATATTGAGCTGGTGAAAAGTCTTGGTTTGACCCACCAGGAAATCAGGCGGCTGAACAGTACCACGCTGAAGATCCTGACGCTGGAGCTGACAAAAGTACGGAGTATCCGTATGATCAGCTTTGTGCAGGGCACCTTCGTGAACCTGATGCGATCTTCCATCCTGTTCCTGCTGTTATTCTACATTTACCGCGATGTGGTGAGTATCGGTCAGCTGATGACGCTGCAGCTGTATTCCTTCTTCATCTTCGGACCGTTGCAGGAGCTGGGCAACATCATTCTTAACTACCGCGAAGCGCAGGTATCGCTGCTGAATTTTCAGAGCATCCTGAACACGCCAGTGGAGGAAATGCCGGCTAATCCGGTGAAAGTATCGCATATCGATGAACTGTTGTTCAGGCAGGTGGGGTTCAAGCACCTGACAGCCGCGACAAAGGCGCTCGACAAAGTAAGCTTCAATGTAAAAGTTGGCGAAACCATTGCCTTCGTAGGACCATCCGGATCAGGAAAAACCACGCTGGTAAAACTACTGGTGGGACTTTATAAACCTAACGAGGGGCATATTTACTACAACGGTGTAGATGCCAATGAAGTAGACATGGAAGACCTGCGTCACCAGGTAGGTTTTGTAACACAGGATACGCAACTATTTGCGGGTACGATCAAGGAGAACCTGTTGTTCGTAAATCCTGGTGCAAGCGATGCCGAAGTCATGGAAGCGCTGGACAAAGCCTCCTGTTACTCGTTGCTGGCAAGGGCCGACAAGGGTATTGAGACCGTGATCGGAGAAGGCGGTATCAAAATCTCCGGCGGAGAAAAGCAAAGGCTGTCCATTGCGCGGGCGTTGTTGCGCAGGCCACGGCTGCTGGTATTTGATGAAGCAACATCGGCGCTTGATTCTATCACGGAAGAAGAAATCACTAAAACAGTGCGCGAGGTAACCGAGAGCAAACAGCATATTACGGTGATGATTGCACACCGGCTTAGTACCATCATGCACGCCGATCGCATATATGTGCTGGAGAAAGGACAGATTGTGGAAATGGGTAAGCATGCAGACCTGGTGGCGGAAAAAGGCCTGTACTACGCGATGTGGCGCCAGCAGATTGGCGAACGTAAGACTGAATTGGTGTAA